The following coding sequences are from one Carassius auratus strain Wakin chromosome 15, ASM336829v1, whole genome shotgun sequence window:
- the LOC113114644 gene encoding uncharacterized protein LOC113114644, producing the protein MTQIRGLNVLNDCNENQKLLAKLPDWLTSRWNRKVIEVEEESHIFPSFQQFVEFLTHEAKIANNPITSFHALKPAEDKQIKVLKNRAVGAKVLATNSDEKASSTSCFFCEKSGHSLHKFWKCMDKTISERIKFVQGMKLCFGCLKPGHRSKEYENRKICDTCEKGHPTCLHDNRSKERGMSTKIGREMERNKSREETTDRSQEKMTRTPRKVTSNRVIQNVKSTHTSSVIPVWLSTTSKPNHEVLVYALLDTQSETTFILEETAKVLHTKDEPVQLKLSTMTSRNTVVPSRKLTGLQIRGFYSDKIISLPVTYSREFIPANRDHIPTPETAKSWSHLEHIADEIAPLQSCDVGLLIGYNCPQALVPRQVVAGEESEPFAQRTDLGWSIVGYGNPCLDFGDAFGTSHQVIVQQVISVLPNLPSEVHYVCRTQIKEVILPTDVIKVLESDFAERASEDEHLSQGDLQFMSIMESGIRLKDDGHYEMPLPFKKGRPNLQDNKICGIHRLRCLEKKLKGNEQYYKDYKAFMDETIAHGYAELVPEEDISKTPAWYIPHHGVYHPQKPGKIRVVFDCSVRFQGTSLNDHLLTGPELTNTLVGVLCRFRKGCVAVMCDIEQMFHQFHVKKEDQDYLTFLWWKDGDLKAQPSIYRMKVHLFGAASSPGCANYGLKHLAAQGQERFREETIRFIQKNFYVDDGLTSVESEDQAIQLMKEARELCCTGKLRLHKFISNSREVLATIPEEECAKAVKDLTMMLGEPLMERALGVQWCVTSDELQFRVVVKEYPLTRRGVLSTVASEYDPLGFVAPFILVGKQILQQMCRDMLSWDDPLSDDLRPLWESWVQDLKNLAEVRVQRCYLPSGFKVQHYELHHFSDASVSGYGESSYLRAVSTSGEVHCSLVMGKSRVAPTKVMTIPRLELSAAVVAVRTSDMLKKELEIDCQQECFWTDSKVVLGYISNEARRFHVFVANRVERIKLSTEAGQWRYVASEDNPADHASRGATAKQLKDSNWFTGPDFLWQKELPTGVVMVGEIESSDPEVKKAQVHDTQAKEARILLEHLHKFSDWARLVKAVASLKRCAKEIKDLKPKSCEASSLEERKEAELTIIKMVQEATLFQEIQRLKHHKETNLKDKANQLHKLCPFLDDQGVIRVGGRLAHAALHPHVRHPAILPRDSHVSALLIKHYHERVYHQGRGMTINELRANGIWILGCSKLVSSHIHKCTSCRKFRRCTEQQRMAYLPEERMETTAPFTYCGMDCFGPFHIKEGRKELKRYGLLLTCMCSRGVHIEALDDLTSDAFINALRSFIAIRGSVRQIRCDQGTNFVGARREFIEALKQMDQEELKARL; encoded by the coding sequence ATGACTCAGATCAGAGGCCTCAATGTACTTAATGACTGCAATGAGAACCAGAAGTTACTTGCAAAACTTCCAGACTGGCTGACTTCGAGATGGAACAGAAAGGTAATTGAAGTGGAGGAAGAAAGTCACATATTCCCAAGCTTCCAGCAGTTTGTAGAGTTTCTCACACATGAAGCTAAGATTGCAAATAACCCAATAACATCTTTCCATGCTCTGAAACCTGCTGAAGATAAGCAGATCAAAGTTTTAAAGAACAGAGCTGTAGGAGCTAAAGTACTAGCAACTAACTCGGATGAAAAGGCTTCCTCCACAAGCTGTTTCTTTTGTGAGAAGTCAGGTCACAGTTTACACAAGTTTTGGAAATGTATGGATAAGACCATCTCTGAGCGAATCAAGTTTGTTCAAGGGATGAAGTTGTGCTTTGGCTGTCTGAAGCCTGGCCATCGCTCAAAAGAGTATGAAAATAGGAAGATCTGCGACACTTGTGAGAAAGGACATCCAACCTGCCTACACGATAATCGCAGCAAAGAAAGAGGAATGTCAACAAAGATTGGAAGGGAAATGGAGCGTAACAAGTCAAGAGAAGAAACAACAGATCGTTCACAAGAAAAGATGACAAGAACACCACGCAAGGTAACATCTAACAGAGTTATCCAGAATGTTAAAAGCACCCATACATCCTCAGTCATTCCTGTGTGGTTGTCAACTACAAGTAAGCCAAATCATGAAGTTCTTGTGTACGCACTCCTCGATACACAGAGTGAAACGACCTTCATCCTTGAAGAGACAGCAAAGGTGCTTCACACTAAAGATGAACCAGTCCAGTTAAAGCTCTCCACGATGACTTCAAGAAATACAGTGGTGCCTAGCAGAAAGCTGACTGGTCTACAAATAAGAGGATTCTACTCGGATAAGATAATCTCTCTGCCAGTAACTTACTCAAGAGAATTCATCCCTGCAAACAGAGATCATATTCCCACACCAGAGACTGCCAAGTCATGGTCTCACCTTGAGCACATTGCAGATGAAATTGCTCCTCTGCAGAGCTGTGATGTCGGCCTGCTAATTGGCTACAACTGTCCTCAGGCTCTTGTACCAAGACAAGTGGTTGCTGGAGAAGAAAGTGAGCCCTTTGCTCAGAGAACAGACCTGGGTTGGAGTATAGTTGGTTATGGCAACCCATGTCTTGACTTTGGAGATGCTTTTGGAACAAGTCACCAGGTCATTGTGCAGCAAGTGATATCAGTTCTTCCAAATCTCCCAAGCGAAGTGCACTATGTCTGTAGAACTCAGATCAAGGAAGTAATCCTTCCAACAGATGTCATCAAGGTGTTGGAATCTGATTTTGCAGAAAGGGCTTCGGAAGATGAACACCTTTCTCAAGGGGATCTTCAGTTCATGTCAATTATGGAAAGTGGCATCAGACTCAAGGATGACGGGCACTATGAAATGCCACTTCCCTTCAAGAAAGGAAGACCAAACTTACAAGATAACAAGATATGTGGCATCCACCGTCTCAGATGTCTGGAGAAAAAGTTAAAGGGAAATGAGCAGTACTACAAAGACTATAAGGCCTTCATGGATGAGACAATAGCTCATGGATATGCCGAGCTTGTCCCTGAAGAGGATATCAGTAAGACTCCAGCATGGTACATTCCCCACCATGGGGTGTATCATCCCCAAAAGCCTGGTAAGATCCGTGTCGTTTTTGACTGTTCCGTAAGGTTTCAAGGGACATCCCTAAATGACCATCTCCTGACTGGCCCAGAGTTAACGAACACCTTGGTGGGAGTTTTGTGTCGGTTCAGAAAGGGTTGTGTGGCAGTTATGTGTGACATAGAACAAATGTTCCATCAGTTCCATGTTAAGAAAGAAGACCAAGATTATCTCACATTCTTGTGGTGGAAGGATGGAGATCTTAAAGCCCAGCCCTCCATCTATCGAATGAAGGTCCACTTGTTCGGTGCAGCTTCATCACCTGGATGTGCTAACTATGGCCTGAAGCATCTTGCCGCTCAAGGACAAGAACGCTTTAGAGAAGAAACCATCAGGTTCATCCAGAAGAACTTTTACGTCGATGATGGATTGACAAGCGTAGAATCTGAAGACCAAGCAATCCAACTAATGAAGGAAGCAAGAGAGCTTTGTTGCACAGGCAAACTTCGATTACACAAGTTCATCTCCAACAGCAGAGAAGTCTTAGCCACAATTCCTGAGGAAGAGTGTGCTAAAGCTGTCAAGGATTTGACCATGATGTTGGGAGAACCACTAATGGAAAGAGCACTGGGGGTACAGTGGTGTGTGACTTCTGATGAGCTGCAATTCAGAGTGGTTGTTAAAGAATATCCACTTACACGCAGAGGGGTCCTGTCCACAGTTGCCTCGGAGTATGACCCACTTGGATTTGTGGCACCCTTCATCCTGGTAGGAAAGCAAATCCTGCAGCAGATGTGTCGTGATATGCTCAGTTGGGATGATCCTTTGTCTGATGACCTTCGACCCCTGTGGGAGTCTTGGGTGCAAGATCTAAAAAACTTGGCTGAGGTGAGAGTCCAAAGATGCTACCTGCCATCAGGCTTTAAGGTCCAGCACTATGAGCTCCACCACTTCTCTGATGCCAGCGTGTCAGGCTATGGAGAGAGCTCATATTTAAGAGCAGTCAGTACATCAGGTGAGGTCCACTGCTCCTTAGTCATGGGAAAGTCAAGAGTTGCCCCTACTAAAGTCATGACTATACCAAGACTCGAGCTGTCAGCAGCAGTGGTAGCAGTCCGGACCAGTGACATGCTCAAGAAAGAACTAGAAATAGACTGCCAACAAGAATGTTTCTGGACTGATTCAAAGGTTGTACTTGGGTACATCAGTAATGAAGCCAGaagatttcatgtttttgtagCAAATAGAGTTGAGCGCATCAAACTAAGTACAGAGGCTGGACAATGGAGATATGTAGCTTCAGAAGACAACCCAGCTGACCACGCCTCAAGGGGTGCCACGGCAAAACAACTCAAAGATTCTAACTGGTTCACAGGTCCAGACTTTCTTTGGCAGAAAGAGTTACCAACTGGAGTTGTCATGGTGGGAGAGATCGAGAGCAGTGACCCAGAGGTCAAGAAAGCTCAGGTTCATGACACTCAGGCAAAAGAAGCAAGAATACTTCTAGAGCATCTACACAAATTCTCAGACTGGGCAAGATTGGTGAAAGCTGTTGCCAGTCTCAAGCGCTGTGCTAAGGAAATCAAAGATCTCAAGCCAAAGTCCTGTGAGGCCTCGAGCTTGGAGGAAAGGAAAGAGGCGGAGCTGACCATAATCAAGATGGTGCAGGAAGCAACTCTCTTTCAAGAAATTCAACGCCTTAAACATCATAAAGAGACAAACCTCAAAGACAAAGCCAACCAGCTGCACAAACTATGTCCGTTCCTAGATGATCAAGGCGTAATCAGAGTAGGAGGCCGCTTAGCTCATGCTGCCCTACATCCACATGTGAGGCATCCAGCAATCCTTCCTAGAGACAGTCATGTTTCTGCATTGCTCATCAAGCACTATCATGAAAGAGTATACCATCAAGGTCGAGGAATGACTATTAATGAGCTCCGAGCCAATGGCATATGGATCCTGGGTTGCAGCAAGCTTGTTTCATCCCATATTCACAAGTGCACAAGTTGCAGAAAGTTCCGAAGGTGCACAGAGCAACAAAGGATGGCATACCTTCCAGAAGAGCGGATGGAAACAACTGCTCCATTTACTTACTGTGGAATGGACTGCTTCGGACCGTTTCATATtaaggaaggaagaaaggagcTAAAGCGTTATGGGCTGTTACTCACCTGCATGTGTTCTAGAGGAGTTCACATTGAAGCACTTGATGACTTGACCTCAGATGCCTTTATTAATGCTCTGCGTTCATTCATCGCCATTCGTGGATCAGTAAGGCAGATAAGGTGTGATCAAGGGACAAACTTTGTTGGAGCAAGGCGTGAGTTCATTGAAGCATTGAAACAGATGGATCAAGAGGAGCTCAAAGCTCGGTTGTGA
- the LOC113114559 gene encoding uncharacterized protein LOC113114559: MARGSTGSADGVAEGSTGSADGVAEGSTGSADGVARGSTGSADGVAEGSTGSADGVAEGSTGYADGVAEGSTGSADGVAEGSTGSADGVARGSTGSADGVAEGSTGSADGVAEGSTGYADGVAEGSTGSADGVAEGSTGSADGVARGSTGSADGVAEGSTGSADGVAEGSTSSADGVAEGSTGSADGVAEGSTGYADGVAEGSTGSADGVAEGSTGSADGVARGSTGSADGVAEGSTGSADGVAEGSTGSADGVAEGSTGSADGVAEGSTGSADGVARGSTGSADGVAEGSTGSADGVAEGSTGSADGVAEGSTGSADGVAEGSTGSADGVARGSTGSADGVAEGSTGSADGVAEGSTGPDGGRGSTGSADGVARGSTGSADGVAEGSTGSADGVAEGSTGSADGVAEGSTGSADGVAEGSTGSADGVARGSTGSADGEAEGSSADGVARGSTGSADEVAEGSTGSADGVAEGSTGSADGVAEGSTGSADGVARGSTGSADGVAEGSTGSADGVAEGSTGSADGVAEGSTGSADGVAEGSTGSADGVARGSTGSADGVAEGSTGSADGVAEGSTGSADGVAE, translated from the exons ATGGCACGAGGCAGTACAGGCTCCGCTGAcggggtggcagaaggcagtacaggctccgctgacggggtggcagaaggcagtacaggctccgCTGACGGAGTGGCACGAGGCAGTACAGGCTCCGCTGAcggggtggcagaaggcagtacaggctccgctgacggggtggcagaaggcagtacaggctacgctgacggggtggcagaaggcagtacaggctccgctgacggggtggcagaaggcagtacaggctccgCTGACGGAGTGGCACGAGGCAGTACAGGCTCCGCTGAcggggtggcagaaggcagtacaggctccgctgacggggtggcagaaggcagtacaggctacgctgacggggtggcagaaggcagtacaggctccgctgacggggtggcagaaggcagtacaggctccgCTGACGGAGTGGCACGAGGCAGTACAGGCTCCGCTGAcggggtggcagaaggcagtacaggctcagctgacggggtggcagaaggcagtacaagctccgctgacggggtggcagaaggcagtacaggctccgctgacggggtggcagaaggcagtacaggctacgctgacggggtggcagaaggcagtacaggctccgctgacggggtggcagaaggcagtacaggctccgCTGACGGAGTGGCACGAGGCAGTACAGGCTCCGCTGAcggggtggcagaaggcagtacaggctccgctgacggggtggcagaaggcagtacaggctcagctgacggggtggcagaaggcagtacaggctccgctgacggggtggcagaaggcagtacaggctcAGCTGACGGAGTGGCACGAGGCAGTACAGGCTCCGCTGAcggggtggcagaaggcagtacaggctccgctgacggggtggcagaaggcagtacaggctcagctgacggggtggcagaaggcagtacaggctccgctgacggggtggcagaaggcagtacaggctccgCTGACGGAGTGGCACGAGGCAGTACAGGCTCCGCTGAcggggtggcagaaggcagtacaggctccgctgacggggtggcagaaggcagtacaggcCCTGACGGGGGCAGAGGCAGTACAGGCTCCGCTGACGGGGTGGCACGAGGCAGTACAGGCTCCGCTGAcggggtggcagaaggcagtacaggctccgctgacggggtggcagaaggcagtacaggctcagctgacggggtggcagaaggcagtacaggctccgctgacggggtggcagaaggcagtacaggctccgCTGACGGAGTGGCACGAGGCAGTACAGGCTCCGCTGACGGGGAggcagaaggca gctccgCTGACGGAGTGGCACGAGGCAGTACAGGCTCCGCTGACGAggtggcagaaggcagtacaggctccgctgacggggtggcagaaggcagtacaggctccgctgacggggtggcagaaggcagtacaggctccgCTGACGGAGTGGCACGAGGCAGTACAGGCTCCGCTGAcggggtggcagaaggcagtacaggctccgctgacggggtggcagaaggcagtacaggctccgctgacggggtggcagaaggcagtacaggctccgctgacggggtggcagaaggcagtacaggctccgCTGACGGAGTGGCACGAGGCAGTACAGGCTCCGCTGAcggggtggcagaaggcagtacaggctccgctgacggggtggcagaaggcagtacaggctccgctgacggggtggcagaa